A single Mercenaria mercenaria strain notata chromosome 9, MADL_Memer_1, whole genome shotgun sequence DNA region contains:
- the LOC128559353 gene encoding uncharacterized protein LOC128559353: MKGHIYESHSLSSEELREAELLWLYHIQRKHYKEVHQSIVDKKPNNLARQFDIFIDESGLLRCGGRLEHATFSEAARHPILLPRKEKLTHLLIDSVHRQLLHTGVSQTLSELRHRFWIPKGRATVSTVLKSCQICKRVDCRPYKLPPMASLPKSRVSESIPFSNVGLDYLGPLYVKEGNNSKKIWVCLFTCLTTRAVHLEVVSDMTAGAFLLCLRRFIATRGTPKEIISDNAKQFKLSSDTIKLIWGNMLQEDDVQCYVSGQDIKWTFIVELAPWMGGFYERLVGIVKQALRKSLGRKLLIMDQMNTVIKEVESVINRRPLVYVGEDIKSSIALTPCHFLSLNPKTGIPELDYDTKDPEFKPYESTAEKLLQIWKKGEQLLNRFWVLWRDEYLLSLRERSQNKIKSSRIQSHETPSVGDVVIVKDNLPRGQWKLGKVIKLHTSRDGQIRSAQLKVSNGQILRRPLNLLYPIEISGSDTMLQNSVNHDKIVTNDAREERPKRRAAEKAKELLRRI; encoded by the coding sequence atgaaagGTCATATTTATGAAAGTCATAGTTTATCTAGTGAAGAACTTAGAGAAGCTGAACTTTTGTGGCTGTATCATATTCAGAGGAAACATTACAAAGAAGTCCATCAATCAATAGTAGACAAAAAGCCAAATAATTTGGCAAGGCAGTTTGACATTTTCATTGATGAAAGTGGATTATTAAGATGCGGAGGACGTCTTGAACACGCTACCTTTTCTGAGGCAGCGAGACACCCAATATTGCTCCCAAGAAAAGAGAAATTAACCCACCTCTTAATTGACAGTGTGCACAGACAATTGTTACACACAGGTGTTTCTCAAACATTAAGTGAACTAAGACATAGATTCTGGATTCCAAAAGGCAGAGCAACGGTGTCTACAGTCCTTAAGTCTTGTCAGATATGCAAACGTGTTGACTGTCGTCCATACAAATTACCACCAATGGCATCTTTACCAAAATCACGTGTATCAGAATCTATTCCATTCTCCAATGTTGGATTAGATTATCTAGGGCCATTGTATGTGAAAGAAggaaataactcaaaaaagaTATGGGTTTGTCTGTTCACTTGTTTGACAACACGAGCCGTCCATCTAGAGGTAGTTTCCGATATGACTGCTGGTGCATTTCTTTTGTGTCTTCGGAGATTCATAGCAACAAGAGGAACTCCAAAGGAAATTATTAGCGATAACGCTAAACAGTTCAAGTTGTCTAGTGATACAATCAAATTAATTTGGGGAAATATGTTACAAGAGGATGATGTTCAATGTTATGTGTCGGGGCAAGATATAAAATGGACATTTATTGTCGAATTAGCACCATGGATGGGTGGTTTTTATGAAAGATTAGTCGGAATTGTCAAGCAAGCATTACGAAAATCTCTCGGCAGAAAGCTATTGATAATGGATCAAATGAACACTGTGATAAAGGAAGTGGAGTCTGTAATTAACAGGAGACCATTGGTATATGTTGGCGAAGATATTAAGTCTTCAATTGCTCTGACACCGTGCCACTTTTTGAGTTTAAATCCAAAAACTGGAATCCCGGAGCTCGACTATGATACAAAGGATCCCGAATTTAAACCATATGAAAGCACTGCTGAAAAATTATTGCAAATTTGGAaaaaaggggaacaacttttgAATAGATTTTGGGTATTATGGCGAGATGAGTATTTGCTTAGTTTACGAGAACGatcacaaaacaaaatcaaatcatCAAGAATCCAGTCTCATGAAACACCAAGTGTAGGAGATGTAGTTATAGTAAAGGATAACTTACCTCGTGGTCAGTGGAAACTTGGGAAAGTGATAAAGCTCCATACAAGCCGAGACGGTCAAATTAGATCTGCTCAGTTAAAGGTATCGAACGGACAAATTCTGAGAAGACCGCTTAATTTGCTCTATCCGATAGAGATATCAGGCAGTGACACAATGTTACAAAATAGTGTAAATCATgataaaattgttacaaatgatgCTAGAGAAGAAAGGCCTAAACGAAGAGCTGCAGAAAAAGCGAAAGAACTTTTAAGAAGAATTTAA
- the LOC128559354 gene encoding uncharacterized protein LOC128559354, translated as MEDFKENLVFKDNRYHVTWPWKIDRQEVPENRPLAFGRLKSLVSRFKDKPDVLQKYDSVIQDQLEKGIIEKVPTSKKNGLTHYLPHHAVIKPGKSTTKLRIVYDASAKTKIENSSLNDCLYRGPVLLNDLCGILLRFRVHTIGIVSDIEKAFLQISLQKDQRDVTRFLWLKDLENPEVTQNQIQVYRFCRVPFGVVSSPFLLGATIDYHLDSYNNDVAKQLKQDIYMDNVVTGTDTIEAAKDLYTMSKGIFEDASMNLREWASNNRELEETFSDEDRAKENVMKVLGLEWNRETDTLAIQKVHLSSAQSVTKRFILSKIASVFDPLGIFAPVTLRGKLIIQTLWKKKIGWDQNVDGQDLIMWHEIQRDLSKISGHEIPRCIVSGGDNRNILLCFCDASTKAYATIVYMMQKGDLEQHIELMFSKARLAPTTNISIPRLELMAVLIGVRCLTFVQDQMKMQIDEVHLFTDSQCALKWIMSTKQLPVFVKNRVKEIKEHKNIIFHYVKSNDNPADIASRGCSTEDLVKSYSWWHGPEWLLHDISKWPVLDQLSNTEDDETNKPKTIENDEKENNISENLSFSAFGAINDYFPTSVPFGINPMKYSSVTKLLRVTAYVRRFIGKMKKEKYSSQSLTSKEIQEAEDMWIKHVQHTNFSEVYEALIGKKKCNLQLQLGVFIDKNGLLRCKGRLENASLTESARNPLLLPRDDSFTVLIVEREHKRLFHSGVSQTLSQLRHRYWIPSGRATVRKVLRQCLVCRRVEGGAYKMPPMAPLPRSRVTESTPFSHIGLDYLGPLYIKDNQTTEKVWVCLYTCMVTRAVHLEMVKNMSTEAFLNSFRRFIACRGKPREVISDNALHFKLAKHTIEFVWSSVLKSEDVQNYCSSEGISWRFIVEIAPWMGGFYERLVGITKRSLRKSIRRKLLSSDQLITVIKEVEAIVNCRPLVYVGEDINSNITLTPSHFTCLNPNIGIPECEISSEDPDFKVIESSADKLLAIWKSGQKLLDTFWKIWKEEYLCSLRERTQTNLKQGKPKVTFNPRVGDVVLIKDNTTRGSWRLGKVIKLSVSSDGFVRSAEVKTASKKLLKRPLSLLYPIETSKLLIPDTKSIKPIEKEETSIRTERKAAKHAKQRLKNCFNDKLSIDV; from the coding sequence ATGGAAGACttcaaggaaaaccttgtgttCAAGGATAATAGATACCATGTTACATGGCCTTGGAAAATCGACCGTCAAGAAGTTCCGGAAAATCGTCCTCTTGCCTTTGGACGATTAAAGTCATTAGTATCGAGGTTCAAAGATAAACCAGATGTGTTGCAGAAGTATGATTCTGTTATACAAGATCAACTTGAAAAGGGAATCATAGAAAAAGTTCCGACCTCTAAAAAGAATGGCCTGACCCATTATTTACCTCATCATGCAGTGATCAAACCTGGCAAGTCAACAACAAAGTTGAGAATAGTGTATGACGCATCAGCAAAAACAAAGATTGAGAATAGCAGTTTGAACGACTGTCTCTACAGAGGACCCGTGCTGCTAAACGATCTGTGTGGAATTCTTTTAAGATTTCGAGTACATACGATCGGTATTGTGTCAGACATAGAAAAAGCTTTCCTCCAAATCAGCTTACAGAAAGATCAAAGAGATGTCACGCGATTCTTATGGCTAAAGGATTTAGAAAACCCAGAAGTAACACAAAATCAAATACAAGTTTACCGCTTCTGTCGCGTGCCCTTTGGAGTTGTGTCAAGCCCATTCTTATTAGGAGCAACAATTGATTATCACTTGGACAGTTACAACAATGATGTCGCTAAACAACTGAAACAGGATATTTATATGGACAATGTTGTAACGGGAACAGACACCATTGAAGCTGCGAAAGATTTGTATACTATGTCCAAAGGAATTTTCGAAGATGCAAGCATGAACCTTCGTGAGTGGGCATCTAATAATAGAGAACTGGAAGAAACTTTTTCAGATGAAGACAGAGCGAAAGAAAATGTGATGAAAGTGTTAGGTCTCGAATGGAACAGAGAAACAGATACATTGGCGATACAAAAAGTGCATTTATCAAGTGCTCAAAGTGTTACAAAACGTTTTATTCTGAGCAAAATTGCATCTGTGTTTGACCCTCTAGGTATATTTGCACCTGTTACGCTTAGAGGAAAACTAATCATTCAAACTCTGTGGAAGAAAAAGATTGGATGGGACCAAAATGTTGACGGTCAAGATCTCATTATGTGGCACGAAATACAAAGAGATCTTAGCAAAATCAGTGGACATGAAATACCACGATGTATTGTAAGTGGAGGTGATAACAGgaatattcttttgtgtttctgtGATGCTTCTACCAAAGCATATGCCACAATTGTGTATATGATGCAAAAAGGTGACTTGGAGCAACACATAGAACTGATGTTTTCAAAGGCTCGACTTGCTCCAACTACTAACATTAGTATTCCACGACTTGAACTAATGGCTGTACTGATAGGAGTACGATGTTTAACCTTTGTAcaagatcaaatgaaaatgcaAATTGATGAAGTTCATCTGTTCACAGATTCTCAGTGTGCATTAAAATGGATTATGTCAACAAAACAGCTTCCAGTGTTTGTTAAAAATAGGGTCAaagaaataaaggaacacaagAATATCATCTTCCATTATGTGAAGTCTAATGACAATCCTGCTGATATAGCCAGTCGAGGTTGTTCAACAGAAGATCTTGTGAAAAGTTATTCATGGTGGCATGGTCCCGAGTGGCTTTTGCATGACATTTCCAAATGGCCAGTATTAGACCAGTTGTCTAATACTGAAGATGATGAGACTAACAAACCAAAGACCATCGAAAACGATGAGAAAGAAAACAACATCAGTGAAAATTTGAGTTTTTCAGCGTTTGGAGCAATTAACGACTATTTTCCAACATCTGTCCCATTTGGGATAAATCCAATGAAATATTCTTCAGTGACGAAATTGTTACGTGTCACAGCATATGTGAGAAGATTCataggtaaaatgaaaaaagaaaaatacagttCACAAAGTCTCACTTCAAAAGAAATTCAAGAAGCTGAAGATATGTGGATTAAACACGTGCAACATACGAATTTTTCTGAAGTGTATGAAGCCCTCATCGGAAAGAAAAAATGCAATCTGCAATTGCAACTTGGTGTGTTCATCGATAAGAATGGTCTTTTAAGATGTAAAGGCCGTTTAGAGAATGCCAGTTTAACGGAGTCTGCAAGAAATCCGTTACTACTACCACGCGATGACTCTTTCACAGTGTTAATCGTAGAAAGAGAACATAAACGTTTGTTTCATTCAGGTGTCTCTCAAACTCTAAGTCAACTTAGACATCGTTATTGGATCCCTAGTGGAAGGGCTACAGTGCGGAAAGTTCTTCGTCAGTGTTTAGTGTGTCGTCGAGTTGAAGGAGGGGCGTACAAAATGCCTCCTATGGCTCCTTTACCTCGTTCAAGAGTTACCGAATCCACACCATTCAGTCATATTGGATTGGACTATCTTGGACCATTATATATAAAGGACAATCAAACCACGGAAAAAGTATGGGTGTGTCTATACACGTGCATGGTGACACGTGCAGTTCACCttgaaatggtaaaaaatatgTCAACAGAGGCattcttaaacagttttcggagATTCATAGCTTGCAGAGGAAAACCACGCGAAGTCATCAGTGATAATGCTTTACATTTCAAATTGGCTAAACATACAATTGAGTTTGTATGGAGCTCAGTTTTGAAAAGTGAGGATGTGCAGAACTATTGTTCAAGTGAGGGTATTAGTTGGAGGTTTATTGTGGAAATCGCACCCTGGATGGGTGGTTTCTATGAGAGACTAGTTGGAATAACAAAACGATCTCTACGCAAATCTATCAGAAGAAAGCTTCTAAGCAGCGATCAACTTATTACTGTAATAAAAGAAGTTGAAGCAATTGTAAACTGTCGTCCATTAGTGTATGTTGGCGAAGATATAAATTCTAATATCACACTGACACCTTCTCACTTCACGTGTTTGAACCCAAATATTGGGATTCCCGAGTGTGAAATATCTTCTGAGGACCCGGATTTTAAAGTAATAGAGAGCTCAGCTGATAAGTTGTTAGCAATATGGAAAAGCGGACAAAAACTTTTGGATACCTTCTGGAAAATTTGGAAAGAAGAATATTTGTGTAGTCTAAGGGAAAGAACACAAACAAATCTGAAGCAGGGAAAGCCCAAAGTAACGTTCAATCCAAGAGTAGGTGATGTAGTACTAATCAAAGATAACACAACTAGAGGTAGTTGGAGACTAGGAAAAGTCATCAAACTATCAGTAAGCTCTGATGGATTTGTTCGTTCGGCAGAAGTAAAAACTGCATCAAAAAAGTTGCTTAAAAGACCTTTAAGTTTATTATACCCGATTGAAACTTCAAAACTCCTTATCCCAGACACTAAGTCTATAAAACCAATAGAAAAAGAAGAAACTAGTATACGCACTGAGAGAAAAGCCGCAAAACACGCGAAACAACGTTTGAAAAACTGCTTCAATGATAAACTGTCAATAGATGTTTAA
- the LOC128559355 gene encoding uncharacterized protein LOC128559355 gives MSPDCKSKRMCVHCNKSDVHHRSLCPVKFRKAPIHESVNLLEEGACASEESVETREIPINSTDGGVCNESALLSSNEIVMMQTSRTEIWDTEGLNKENVRILLDSGSQRTYITERLATSLNLKRTNEQEIHLVTFGSDKSKVIKTMSTKLNVRLKDGHDYTITANIVPTITGSIQRKPVRISDRDNFRSLIKNLSLADDIPTEEYTDSIELLLGNDYYLDIVLGHKIEIQPGLYLLSSKLDASVYER, from the exons ATGTCTCCTGACTGTAAAAGCAAACGAATGTGTGTCCATTGCAATAAATCAGATGTACATCACAGAAGTTTGTGCCCAGTGAAATTTAGAAAGGCACCTATTCATGAAAGTGTTAATTTATTAGAAGAAGGAGCATGCGCGTCTGAAGAAAGTGTAGAAACAAGAGAAATTCCCATTAATTCAACAGATGGTGGTGTTTGTAATGAAAGTGCATTATTATCATCCAATGAAATAGTGATGATGCAAACATCGCGCACTGAAATTTGGGACACAGAAGGtcttaataaagaaaatgtaagaaTTCTTTTAGATTCCGGATCGCAAAGAACGTACATTACAGAGCGACTGGCAACATCCCTGAATCTAAAGAGGACAAATGAACAAGAGATTCATCTGGTTACGTTTGGTAGCGACAAATCGAAGGTGATAAAGACAATGTCTACAAAGTTAAATGTTCGGTTGAAGGATGGACACGATTACACAATAACAGCAAATATAGTTCCAACAATTACAGGAAGCATTCAAAGGAAACCAGTACGTATATCGGATAGAGACAACTTCAGGTCGTTGATAAAGAACCTTAGTCTAGCGGACGATATACCTACTGAAGAATACACAGACTCAATTGAATTATTGTTGGGAAATGATTATTACCTGGATATAGTATTAGGACATAAAATAGAGATTCAGCCAGGACTTTATCTCTTGTCGTCAAAACTAG ACGCAAGTGTTTACGAACGTTGA
- the LOC128559356 gene encoding uncharacterized protein LOC128559356, which translates to MCEVQMKLQTAFFEQQQERAEAQMKMQQSFFDKQHSLKVKSENTVKLPKLDMISFNGDKLKWTEFWDSFSSAVHENDKLSSVDKFNYLKGKLYGEARSAIAGLVMSNENYNIAIQILKERFGDQQDIIDLHYKGLVNVASPRDTTESLRLFYDKIQKHLRSLVVMHENLEQQVFVSIIRSKLPSEVLMHLEIQKGSDNKWTLTKLCELLRQYIVSKEKSDKPKPSQR; encoded by the coding sequence ATGTGTGAAGTTCAGATGAAATTACAAACAGCGTTCTTCGAACAACAACAAGAACGAGCAGAAGCGCAAATGAAAATGCAACAGAGCTTCTTTGACAAACAGCATAGCCTGAAAGTTAAAAGTGAGAATACAGTCAAGTTACCTAAGTTAGACATGATTTCCTTTAACGGAGATAAACTCAAATGGACTGAATTCTGGGACTCATTCTCCAGTGCTGTACATGAAAACGACAAGCTGTCATCAGTTGACAAGTTCAACTATCTAAAGGGAAAGCTCTATGGTGAAGCCCGAAGTGCTATCGCTGGATTGGTTATGTCGAATGAAAACTACAACATTGCTATCCAAATTCTCAAGGAAAGATTTGGAGATCAGCAAGACATTATAGATTTGCATTATAAGGGACTGGTGAATGTTGCGTCCCCTAGGGATACGACTGAAAGTTTGCGACTTTTCTACgacaaaatacaaaaacactTGAGAAGTTTGGTGGTTATGCATGAGAATTTGGAGCAACAAGTTTTCGTGTCAATCATTCGGAGCAAACTGCCAAGTGAAGTTCTTATGCATCTTGAAATACAGAAAGGCTCAGACAACAAGTGGACATTAACTAAGCTTTGTGAATTGCTCCGACAGTATATTGTGTCAAAAGAAAAGTCGGACAAACCCAAACCCAGTCAACGCTAA
- the LOC123538298 gene encoding uncharacterized protein LOC123538298 — MKTSDIAVNTNDSAMLILTYGDNITETKLFTDVDEVIPTKPNLEDFWNIESLGITDTYDKPDDQAAMTHFRETLQFENDRYQVTWPWRDEFPDLPENRGLAKGRLKSLVCKLAKQPELLKRYDDVIKDQLEKGIIEKVDRELSDGLRHYIPHHVVIKPEKSTTKMRIVYDASAKTRKEYKSLNECLYRGPVLLHDLCGILMRFRLHKIGLVSDIEKAFLQVGLQKSERDVTRFLWVKDLENPVVVENKIEEYRFCRVPFGIISSPFLLGATIESHLDKQNSELAKQLKQNIYMDNVITGVNSVTEAVELYETAKSMFTEMSMNLREWMTNNEEIQSIIPDDDKSAGGIVKVLGHLWNAENDSIQLKDPKLLKDVKVTKRNILKQLASVFDPLGLCSPLSLRGKILLQQIWSKGYDWDDLLEKKDSDAWVEIRSDLEQIESVRFQRNICMTNDVNNVEYSLACFCDASGKAYAASIYLVQVKEDEYKSDLIFSKSRLTPIKGMTIPRLELMAVLIGARCLNFVEKELKLQCKNVVLLTDSKCVLQWLSSDKLLPVFVKNRLKEIKSYGNITYRYVNTTENPADIASRGSTLVKLLENRIWWHGPQMLRHSILDLLNGKPVSKSEQDTAIEDAEVENKGENIDTEMHSDKQPMNESEHSDVLGVKQNNTMDSEGSCLSTDSSDVENAPFGINILDSYKKELCVWCPEICVKIKAEIKVTRHLVYSVSHNK; from the exons ATGAAAACAAGTGATATTGCCGTAAACACAAATGATTCAGCTATGTTAATTCTTACGTACGGAGATAATATAACTGAAACCAAACTTTTTACAGATGTTGACGAAGTCATTCCAACAAAACCTAACTTGGAGGACTTTTGGAATATTGAGAGTCTTGGGATTACAGATACATATGACAAACCAGACGATCAGGCTGCTATGACACATTTCAGGGAAACTCTACAGTTTGAAAACGATAGATATCAGGTTACTTGGCCTTGGCGGGATGAGTTTCCAGATCTTCCAGAAAATCGGGGATTAGCAAAAGGGAGATTGAAATCACTCGTTTGTAAGCTAGCAAAACAACCTGAGCTCTTGAAAAGATATGACGATGTCATTAAAGATCAGCTAGAAAAAGGAATTATtgagaaagttgatagggagttaAGTGACGGGTTAAGGCATTACATTCCACACCACGTTGTGATCAAACCTGAAAAAAGTACGACAAAGATGAGGATAGTGTATGATGCCTCTGCAAAGACACGAAAAGAATATAAAAGTCTGAATGAATGTTTATATAGAGGCCCAGTCTTATTACACGACCTGTGTGGCATTCTAATGAGATTTAGATTGCATAAGATTGGCCTTGTGTCAGACATAGAAAAGGCATTTTTACAAGTAGGACTACAAAAGTCTGAGAGGGATGTGACACGATTTCTTTGGGTAAAGGATTTGGAAAATCCTGTTGTGGTAGAAAACAAGATAGAGGAATACAGATTTTGTCGCGTTCCTTTTGGAATCATTTCCAGCCCTTTTTTACTGGGAGCTACTATTGAAAGTCATCTGGATAAACAAAATTCGGAGTTGGCAAAACAGCtgaaacaaaacatatacatggATAATGTGATCACTGGAGTGAATTCTGTAACCGAAGCAGTGGAGTTGTATGAAACAGCCAAGTCAATGTTTACAGAAATGAGTATGAACTTGCGTGAATGGATGACGAACAATGAAGAAATTCAATCGATAATACCAGATGATGATAAATCAGCAGGCGGTATTGTGAAAGTATTAGGTCATTTGTGGAATGCCGAAAATGATTCCATACAACTGAAAGATCCCAAATTATTGAAAGATGTCAAAGTGACAAAGAGAAATATTCTGAAGCAACTTGCATCTGTGTTTGATCCTTTAGGATTATGTTCTCCACTTTCTTTACGTGGAAAGATATTGCTGCAACAAATATGGAGCAAGGGCTATGACTGGGACGATTTATTAGAGAAGAAAGATTCCGATGCATGGGTGGAAATAAGAAGCGACTTGGAACAAATTGAAAGTGTTaggtttcaaagaaatatttgtatgACAAATGATGTGAATAATGTTGAATATTCATTAGCTTGCTTCTGCGATGCTTCAGGCAAAGCATACGCTGCATCGATATACTTAGTACAAGTGAAAGAAGACGAGTACAAATCAGATCTTATATTTTCAAAGAGCAGACTGACACCAATAAAAGGAATGACAATACCAAGGCTCGAACTGATGGCAGTTTTAATAGGAGCTAGATGTCTTAACTTCGTAGAAAAGGAATTGAAGTTGCAGTGTAAAAATGTCGTTCTGCTGACAGATTCTAAGTGTGTTCTCCAGTGGTTATCATCGGACAAATTACTACCAGTGTTTGTGAAAAACCGTTTGAAAGAGATCAAAAGTTATGGCAATATAACATATCGCTATGTGAATACAACGGAAAATCCTGCAGATATAGCAAGTCGCGGAAGTACACTGGTCAAATTGTTAGAAAATAGGATATGGTGGCATGGGCCACAAATGCTAAGGCACAGCATTTTGGATTTATTGAACGGGAAACCAGTAAGTAAATCTGAACAAGACACTGCTATAGAAGATGCTGAAGTTGAAAACAAAGGCGAAAATATTGACACGGAGATGCACTCAGATAAACAGCCAATGAATGAATCTGAACACAGTGATGTATTAGgtgttaaacaaaacaatactATGGATTCAGAAGGGAGCTGTCTCTCGACAGACAGCTCCGACGTAGAAAATGCCCCATTTGGAATAAAT ATTCTCGATTCATACAAGAAGGAGTTATGTGTTTGGTGTCctgaaatttgtgtgaaaataaaaGCAGAAATTAAAGTGACGAGGCATTTAGTGTATAGTGTCTCTcataacaagtga
- the LOC128559357 gene encoding uncharacterized protein LOC128559357 produces MRKMFAAQMDLQKELVQNKQLKKETVKLPKIDIPSFNGNKLYWIEFWDSFESAVHNNDRLSEVDKFNYLKSKLTGEAKHTITGLSLSNKNYEIAIQTLHKRFGDRQETIDLHYKALIDIFPVRNSVESLRQFMDKTEKHLRCLEVLNQDTNQEVFVSMLRRKLPNDVLLQMEIMKGVDKKWSVITFRELLRQYIVAKEKAEITDKAKSKFENRDSVRPNSNPRYSMKGFSKPSIHSASSSSLITSEKQEKTKVISAKCRYCDRNHWSDECTKYPTIEDRKKRIKGSCYRCLKEGHISSQCKSSKTCVYCGQVDVHHRSLCEKKFKEKKNKEES; encoded by the exons ATGAGAAAAATGTTTGCAGCCCAGATGGATTTACAGAAGGAGTTAGTCCAGAATAAGCAACTCAAAAAAGAAACAGTGAAATTGCCTAAGATTGACATACCGTCTTTCAATGGCAATAAGTTATATTGGATTGAATTCTGGGATTCTTTTGAGAGTGCCGTGCATAATAATGACCGACTTTCAGAAGTTGacaaattcaattatttgaaaagtAAACTTACTGGAGAAGCAAAGCATACAATAACTGGCCTTTCATTGTCCAATAAGAATTATGAAATTGCTATACAGACATTGCATAAAAGATTTGGCGATCGACAGGAGACAATAGACCTGCACTATAAGGCACTAATAGATATATTTCCAGTTAGAAATTCTGTGGAGAGTTTGCGACAGTTCATGGATAAAACAGAAAAACATCTTCGTTGTCTAGAAGTTCTCAACCAAGATACAAATCAAGAAGTTTTTGTTTCAATGCTCAGAAGAAAGCTACCAAATGACGTACTCCTTCAAATGGAAATTATGAAGGGAGTAGATAAAAAATGGTCTGTAATTACATTTCGTGAACTACTTCGACAATACATTGTAGCAAAAGAAAAGGCCGAAATTACAGATAAAGCAAAATCAAAATTTGAGAACAGAGATTCAGTTCGTCCGAATTCAAATCCGAGGTACAGCATGAAAGGGTTCTCAAAGCCTTCAATACATAGTGCCTCATCAAGTTCATTGATTACAAGtgaaaagcaagaaaaaacaaaagttatatctGCGAAGTGTAGATATTGTGACAGAAATCATTGGAGTGATGAGTGCACGAAGTACCCAACAATTGAAGATAGAAAGAAACGTATCAAAGGCAGTTGTTACAGGTGTTTAAAGGAAGGACATATCTCCAGTCAGTGCAAATCATCAAAAACGTGTGTCTATTGTGGTCAAGTAGACGTGCACCATAGAAGTTTatgtgaaaagaaatttaaagaaaagaaaaataaagaag AATCCTGA